TCTAAAACGTATCGTTGACTGCCCGGCTCATGGCGCCATATTGCTTAGCCATACCCGATATTTGTTTTGCAATCGTGGTATTAACATTTAACAACTAATCACTATCagattttatgaaataaaaatcggagAATTTCTCTTGGAATCTTATCCATCATTCATGTCGATTTCGATTCAATTCTCAGCTGTTATGAAAACCAGATTACAGTCAAAGTTTTCGCATATTAAACTTCTGATTGTAAACCAGCCAGCCGCCAatcattttaattatatttttcaaactcactCTGTTAAACTCCATAAAATAAAAgagttggtaaaaaaaaaaaaaaaaaaaggttcaaaTTCAACCCCTATACTTGCTGTTTAATGACATATTATTCATTCGATATATTTTATGTACCCGATTCTCTGGAACACAAAAAATAACGACATTGTGAGTATAATCGAACGAAAAATTGGCGCACTATAACGGTgacaaagaaattgaaaaaactcgATGACATCGTTTTTACTAACGGGtaatattttcgatttaaCTAATATGGCTTCTTGTATATTCGTCACCTTCCGACAAGCGTCTGAAAGAATTCCGGGAAACATTTTCAAGGTGCCTTTCAAACGTGTTTTCTACACTTGCACTCACTGCATTTTCAATTATGATTAGTATATGATATGATTGATAAACTgacaatataattattcaactttaCAATAAGctgaaattataattgaatctGCTAAACTATTATTCTGTCAGTTTTATAACAAATATAGTAATCTTGACTATacactgatattttttatgcgTTTAGTTTATATACTATGTGTGTTCGATAGTTAAACTCacaatacaaatttttctcattgtataatgtataaaacaTTTATGGGTAGTATAATTTGAATAAGTTATTGGTCGTCTTTATAGGATTAATGATAAATCAGTGATTTTATAACAGCAAACAACCCActcatttcaaataatatcaTCTTGAACTGACTTacgtatttcaaaaataatcaacGAGGGCAGTATGACAGTATCGTGAAGTAAATTTCAAAAGGTCTTACCATTTTTCAACGGTTCATAAATACGCATTATTCTTTTGCACGTACAGGATCATGTTTCGTTGTAAATAAAACCCAACCTATAATCATTATTAAACATTTACCCACGTTCGTTGAACATACATGTGTGGTACGCAGgataatgtataaattatgAGCGTAATCAcgatacagaaaaatttccaGATGCCAAGGTTGCAATGCGCctcgagaaagagagaatggTGATCGGAACTTCCTTGGAGGGgagggaaaataataaaaataaaagtgaataaaaaactatCATCCGGGTGTACGACATCCACTCGCACAGAATAGTCGTATAGGTTATACTTATACGTGCGTGTGTTACGTGGGAATATCACAGTCTGTAGTTGTTTTACGCCCACGATTCTCCGCGCCGATAGAGCTAGAAGCTAGATAGTTTACTGCTCGTTGCCGGGAGAAGAAATGTAGCCAGAGAGACTAGACTCGGAAATCCGTGGGTAGGTTTATTAACAGGTAAAATAATATTGCGTAACTAGAATTGGAAGAGTACGGGTCTGTTCTGAAGGGGAAAGAATACGATCAAATTTCGTAGTAATTTTAATGCATTCGCAATCCGGGCGTAACGGCAAGATGGCGCCGAAGGACAagatcagctgatcgttttGAGCCGATTGTACAGGAAAATAAGGTGCAGAAAATACCGTGCGAACACTTTGCGGGcttttattttctcgcaaCGAATGGACGAAGAATCGAAAATCAAATAACAATCAATTTTATAGTTATATTTGGATCACGTGACGACGTTTAGCTTGACATCcgaaaatcaataaattaaaCCAGGTTATGCAGCGTCACAATCATCAAtcttttttacagaaatttattatcagATTCGAAGAAACgaacgtataaaaattgaaaaatatgttatgATTAACAAACCGTGCCCACGATCGTAATTGTTGATGTTCTCGCTAATCGCTGTATAGGCAAGCGGAAGAAAGACACAAAACGTATACCTGTAAATGTACTTCCGGAACAAAACTCATATCTTATTTATGAGATACATGCATAATAAAGAGTAGACCTACAACTCTCACTTGAATTATGCGTGTGTATAACAGAGCTGCTCGTAATTTTACCGCACACAAATATACCTATAAGTGGTTTTCAGCTCAGGCATATTCGATTTCTTGTGATTTATCGTCGGTTATAGACTCGGTAGTTTCGAAATCCATTTAAAGTGGTTCAGGTCTGTAGCTATAGTAAGAAACATTATGGCACATAAGGAGCTTCCTTATGGACGCGTCTTATTGTTTCCTATATCACtggaaaaatgttgaaaagacGTTGTTTCGGCAGTTGGTAACATTCACTGACAATCGCACAGATGAAgctcaagaaaaaaattcgtattaTAATTTGAGTTTATTTcccaatgaaaatttatttatcgtcaCTGTGACACCAATCACATTTTTACTCTCTGGATTCTCAGGATTCTTGTCACCGATGACTATCGAATCACTTATTCATCCAAATAAATCAGTGTATACGTAGTCAGATTTCAACTCCAATACAACATTTCAAATGTTAATTTTGCACGTCGCGCAAACTTGAGATGGATAGGTATATtcaaaagaagagaaaatattgaaaggcGTTTTACGAAAGCTGATATACAGTGAAAGGACTCCTGAATTTGCTGCCgttaaaaatgtggaaattaTCAACATTGCTCAAAGTTCGAATGCaatcgattgaaattcatAACAATTATTGAACGTTCGTGACTTCAGCTTCCATCTGTAATTGTCGATACCATTCTTAGCTCATGTTCTGACGGAAGAAACAATTTATCATACTTCGGCCATGGTTTTTGCAGAGTGTAATGACACCTAGTGTATCTAATAATGACCTTCTCATCAATTATTGTAACTTTCTCGTAACTTGGCCATGATCAAACAGAATTGACATTAAATCAtggttgaatatttattcggTCGTTGAAGATATAACGTGTTAACGTTAGAACATGTTCCCAAGGGCTCGAATATTTACTCCTAGCGACCGGTATGACCAGTCGTAATCTCTTCGTAAAATTCTCATGCCTTGACATATTATACTGAGTTTTTTAAGTGAGAATTGCttgatgatttttcattcctttgcGTAGCCATGTAATGAACATTTTCATCGTCTTAAGGACTTTCTTCTTGAAAAGTCTGTCTTTTATTTATAGATCTCGAGttatacaaatgaaaaaatcataactgTGTTTCAACAGAATTCAACTGTCAAAATTTACTAAAATGATGACCCAAATCGAATAGGTCTCTGAAAGCGACTGAAAAACTATCCTCATATTCTCTAAGTTGTGGCTCATTTCACATACTGTCGCCTGAACGATCACatcatacgaatttttcaacaccgtTAAAAAAAGAGAGCATTCAATGTAACGAATTTTCCTAACGCAGCGTGGCAGTTCAGTTGTTGATAAActgtaaaaattgtattatcCTAAAAGTTGTTTAAACACTCAGGTAAACGACTTATAATAAGCAACACGTTTAGTTCTTCTCCTGTCTATTCGTCAATTAAAAGAATATGAGTATTCAATTGTGTACATATCAGTGGCACAAGTATTAATGTAAAAAGTATACCGTATGAGATAATTATATAACGTTTTAcgaaattgttattataatgtGATATAACGTCAGCGgcttcaaaattcgaaaagtCGATCCATAATATTATCATAACTGAGGCTCTAAGCACTTCTGAACAATCGTCCTAATTTTGTTGAAGTTTAATTAGTGAGAAATACAATCAACTACTAAAAAGTGATTAAAAACGGCATGAACGTTATATTTAGAAGAAAATCTCGTATCTCTTTTTGTAATGaaccgattttcaaatttctaattcGATTTTGACGAGGGTTCTTCAGACTAATaggaaaaaattaccattCCAATTTCCTGTTGACATATAATTCAGGGacataaaaattggaaaaatatgaaacacggaaatatgaaaaaagttaataaaaatgtagcaaaagaagTGTTTGTAAGGAgttttggaatattttcaagctctttcatttaaaaaatattatatcattagtaattataaattgagGAAGGAATCGTGTAACTCATTCGACCGCAGTAGCGCAAAGGCAAAAACGCACCGCTCGGTGTTCCCAGCCTGgctaaaatatttctttgagCCATTTTCCgcgtaaaatatataatagcaTACATTTTACATTAAGCCACCTATTcacttaaaaaaataaagtagcGTACACCTTTTATAAAGCGTCTGAGTTCACGGAGAAAATTGCTTCCATATCTAAAGTACATGGCTTTAAATAATACATGTGACTACTGACGCTGAAGCTACGTAATAACaagttcaatattttgatttgaCTAAGAAAGTAAAATCCACTTCCACAAAACACCAACGGCAGCGACCACGGTCGTATATACAGGTCTGGGCACTCCGATATATTTCGTATACCCCACAGTGTGCCTCTATCTGAGGCACATGTTTCCCACATTGGCCGCAAATGCGCGGAGCGCTGCAATCTCGGGGGGGCAAGTGTGTGACAGAGACAGAGCGATATACGCGCGCATGCATTAGCGGGGCTGACCGTGGATTACACTCGGGTAATGCAACTACGCAATAACTGCGCGTATGCCTCTCCGTCACTAGTGACGTGgcgaaatttggaaatatcgGCTTCGGTTAGAGGCACAGGTTTTTGCACGGAATGCTGTTCTaggcttaaaaaaaaagaaggcaaGTACAAATGTTATCAAGAATTATCTGCTTCTCGCGTCGCTAAAGTATACGGGGAATTCCACGTCAATTCGACCTGGGTTTTTCCCTTGACCATTCAGATTTGGCGCgcgattttttctatgattgttttcactttgaaaggtactgttttttttaattcaatttgaatttgctacaatttttagaaacgattttatcgACTGATCAAAattaagaatttgaaaaaattctgaaaaatcctgCGTTAATCTTGGATCCGAAGTGGGCCGATTGTCCCTTCTGActgttttcaaactttttccgaaaaaaaaacattaaaaaaattagcagcGAAAGTCATTTTACCATGGATGGCTGCTGAAACATCTTTATATGTCACATGggatttttgataatttttgcagaattttaattttggtcggtcgataaaattgtttctaaaaattgtagaaaattcaaattgcgttgaaaaaaaaacagtaccTTTCAAAGTAAGaacaatcatagaaaaaattgtgcgCCATATCTGAGAGTTGAAGGGTAAAACCCAGGTCGAATTGGCGTGGAATACCCCATGTACAACCAACCGACGTTTCGCTAGATAAATCAAATGTCTTTACTGCTCGATAGCTAAAGTGACTATTGATAAGTGGTGATTGGCCGTTTATTGGTAACATCATTGTTACCATATGTTGGCATATGTTTGTTAATCGATTCGTTATCCATTTAATTGTCAACAATGTAGCGAACACGATGCGGCGAATGCGTGTAAACAAACTCAAATGTTGAATGTAAGGTCGTTCGCGGTAGAAATACGTGCTGGGATCTATTTCCGCATTGATAACGTTCCTAAAGGTTTTCGTCGACTGAAAACCAATTGGGAATAATGGCAACGAAGATATTAATCGACATTCACAATGACATAAGACTATTGATAACGGCGATAACGGGATTCGAGGTAGAGATATTTTAGGTTAAGTCGGGTTGTCATATTCAACAAAACAATATGAAATCTACATGAGATTAAATTAACCGAAATTGGAACGGAACACAATTTGAATAATCGCATGTTCCAATTTCCAATGTTAATTCATTCTACTGGCAAATGTCTGAGTAGCCAATCAGAACTTCAGGCCAGAACTTTACAAAAAGAATAATGTTAAATTCCTCAGAAAACTACGGAATGAAAGCCTGAAATGCTTAGAAATGATACTTGCATGTTCTACTTGCACTTGCACTTCCCTTACTTATGCAAAAAGCAACGATTATCCAAATTCtggtgttaattttttctcgatattaatagaaaaattccatagaacaatgaaaaaatctgtgatttgaaatttctctcagttgattagagaaaaattaatggaaTAAATAATGctgatagaaaaatttcagtaggaatgagaatttttacaataagAATCTTACTAGGAAGTCAAGTTAGGTTTTTTCGGCaaagagtaaaaatttaacgatCAAAGATAATATCATGGATGGTCTTTTACTAGTTAAGTTTCATTACTTGTTACAAAGGACAAAATTCATTGTTCTGCATCTTTAAAGGACAGCTCtggattttgtaaaattaattttgatgaTAACTTGCCAATAgaagtaaaattaaattttgagaATACGAATTGAGTGGAAGAACATATCTGTGATTAAGAATTTTGATTTCCTGtcgagattttcaaaaaattgtactaATCCCCCAAAAGCAGTAATTTTCTCTGAATCTTGCCTAAAATGCCgtaagaatttttctcaaatcttgAGGAATTACcgaaatttaatgaaattttccaatcaatagaaatattttcaatcaagttGATAAAACCGAATGTTTTTACTATTGTAATATATAAGCtaatgtaaatgaaatttggaTTCTAACTCTATGCGAAATTGTTTatcagaaatcaattttctagGAACTTGATTACTTAGTTATTttacaagagaaaaaattcgtgaatacAAATCATCAACGCTTTTATCTTTTCATTGCAGGCGGGAGAAGAAGGTTTTCGTATCTGTGAGGCGTTTGCCTTATCAAACGTAAAACACCATCGATATCTTTCGGTGAACAGTCAAGCAACAAAGAGATCGATCGACGATGTGGTTAGCAAGTTTTCAATACACGGAAAATACGAAGTAGCTAACAAGTTCCGAGAGCTTGTCGATACGTTTTTGTCAAGCTTCGATTTCGACCATCATCCTCAGTACGACCTGCAGTGGGCCTTGCTCTCCCTTCTTCTCGACTTATCCTGCGAAACTAACAAGTCCGAGCTGCATTGCCTCGAGACCGTCAGATCGTCAAGAGGAGAGTACAGCTTCAACGTCACTGTCGCTAACGAAAATGAACCCACTGAAGAAATCGACTGGGGACAATATCTTAGGGAAGGACAGGAAGATTTTTTCTGCGATTATCAGAGCGAGTCGGACAGCGTAATTTTATATAGTTAAACTTATATAATGGTCTTCATCTATTTGGTGGAAGAAGCCATTCTTTATTCTCGATGATGAATCAGAAGTTAAGAAGAGGCAAAACAGTTCAAAAAATCTCCAGACATGTTATTTGTGACAATGATTGTGTACACGAATGAAACCAATTCACATAATATTTATCAGAAATAAATCTGAGCAAATTCGAATCACACAAGCTAAGATATAAACTATttggaagagagaaaattttattatcagaACGTTCAAAATGCTGAAGATCTTTTAAACGGATTTTCCTTTCCACGTAACTTATGATTTGAGCTTTGGCGCAAATTCATCCTGTTTGTTGAACTGAATGAACTAACAACTACAATTTAATTACAAAGTGAACAGTAAACTAAAATCCTTGTATATTCAAACGAATTTGCGGCAAATCACAACGAAAGAACTAGAAAAAGTACACCTTTGTAACtctgggaaaaaaattcacactgtAGCGTCTTCTGAGCTAGAACTAAAATCTGGCTGGCTGGTTATACAAGAGATTGAATGCCCGGAGGAGTCACATATGTGTGTtctatataaatttatttctattgcTTGAAGGAGTGGTCCAACAATGATGACCCGGAGCCTTCAGGCATGGCTGAACAGTCTCCACCTGATAATTTGGTCAGAGATTTGGTCAGCGTGATACCAGTGAAACGAACCGAAAGCACACTGGACAAATTATCGGAGAGTTTGGCAGATGGAGTTGAGTCCAGAAACTGGCTGAAGAATAATGTTCAGAACAAATGGTGGACCTGGATTGAATATAACAAATATCCTGTCGATAGCAAATTTCCTGATGCCAGATTCTGCGAACTATGGTAATGAATTAGTAAAATAGATGGAAAGATGCCATAGTTTGATAGTTTCAATCTGCTTTGCTTCACGCTGGATACAATTCTTAAtatgaaatttgttcaatcttATGAACATTGATGTATGTCtaataaatcaaatttgaaatattttttcacatcagtcttcaaaatttctttcaagaaatataaaaatgtagtTTATCTTTGtcttggaataaaaatgtatcatAATTCTTCTCAGATCCAAATTGTGGATGAATACATCAGAAATACGTTTCAAACAACAAATTAGCAGCCTCGTTCTATTAATCGTTACAGTTcttgaattcaaaattaagTCTGTGATAATCGATTTCAGGCATTTTACGGAGAGAAAAATCCCCAATAGATTTCTTGCAAcagtttgatgaaaaaattgtatagaacattatttttcaacaggaATGAAATCACATCAAGAGGTTTACAACAAACTGGAACTCTGAGTGAATATCAAGCATGCAGAGAAGTTTTGTGGATGCTTCATTGCCCGGTGCAGATGGTTTTGTTTCTGAAGAACAACTCAGACTCGGAGTTATTTTCTACCAAACAAGACATTTCCATACCCAGTTTATCCCAAGTAAGTCTATTGAATTAGGTCGAAGTTAGTAGTTAGTAGTTAGTTGAAATAAGAAGATATCGAGAGAGAAATATCACAAGTCTGCAACTTTACAATAGTTATGAAAGTatcagttttaaaaatatttactgaatgctttattttatcactgtttacaaaatttctgaCAATCCCGAAGTTGCGGAATAATGATTTTGCCTTCAAACCCGTCGTAATATTCACATTCCAATACCTAAAATATGTGTTTAATACTTTTTTTGAATATCAGTGAAACCGTACAAACTAGAGATCTTGGAAACGCCtggtgtacaaattttttcaatgaaccTAAGAGAAGAATATGAAATTATGTTACTAGGATTTTATTACGTCTCTTTTAGGATGCGTTCACCAGTATTTTAGATCCATTATGCAACTATTTTGTAATGCTGCGCGAGTTGGAACAGTTTGGCGAGAATTTGTACCCGAAACACACGTCCCCTGAAGTTTATCAATTCCCACCTTTAACTTATCAGGCATATCACAGAGCAGTGATGCagcatttgaataaaatgcgTGAAGGAATGATTAGGATCGAAAAAAAGTTCGTGAAGCAAGGTAAGTCGTTTAAAATAaagttacaaaaataattaattcagaATAAACGTCTTTTCGaactaaaaataattcgaTCCAAAATTACATCAACTTTTTTTAGCAACATTTAGTGCTCATACAATTTCAGTATATGAAACATGcagttgaatttatttttcttcaccgaTAAACATTTTCTGACATTGGAATATTGTTTTCTTCGTCGCTGGTTTTGAGTAAAGCAATTCAGTGTTGTACATTCTTGAATGTGTACCtggaaacaattgaaaaataattttcagtttaaaGTCATTTTCAGTCACTACACTTTTAGGCGTCAAACATTTCCAGACTTTATACATTCCAGTTCGAAGGAGATTGATTATTTCACAGAAGTTCTGATGAAATATATTCCTTGGAATCATTAAAAACAAGTTTATTTACGAAACTATTGGCCTGACCGAATTTTCACCTCTCTGCTCAGCTTTATTTTGATTCAAAGTAACTGTTTTTTTCGACTGCTAAAATGTGCAATTCATATcacattttctacattttctcACTCCTCCCAGTTAGAAGTAGAATTGTGGCCTACAAATGAGCAAATTTCGTAGacaaaaaagcaaaatttaGTGTTAAAATCTCTCAATTTTCCgagatttttttgttcagaTGACTGCGACACACTTTTGTCAATGATGAATGATTTGAGACCATATTTGGATGGAATTAAAATGCTTTACGAGGTTCATCAGTCAGTCACAAGCGAGTGGGAGTATCACTTGAACTGGAAATGTGCGTCAAAGCTTTTGTCTGGCCTATTTTTTGAGATGCAGAACTCCAGCAGCCGTGAAAAGGCGAACATGTGCACCAGCTTATATTTGCAAAGTCTCAGCGTCTACTTGAACATCATCGATACATGGCTCAGCGAAGGACGATTCGAAGATTGGAGAGAGGAGTTTGTAATTGCCAAGTTGGTATTTCATTTCCTTgcctatttttattatcttttctCGGTTATTCTGATTCGAGCAGTCGTATTAATTGGTTGAGACAAATGGGTCTGAATTAACGTCGgagaacgagaaaaaacaCTGTTCAAAAACGCTTGAACAGTGttacttgtaaaaaaatcgcTGAACAcggatgaaacaaaattactATTATGTGGTAAAAATGATTctgatgaaattcgaataataCAAGCAAAGATAACGATAAATTGAGAAGAGTTTGAAAcgttcaaaattattacactCTGGTGTTTTGGTTCCGATTCTAATGTTTTTGTAAAAACATTCCAGAAATTTTACATTAAAGTATTAATAATTCTAATATGGGAGTGTAATTGTCAATAAACATTTATTGTactgtacataaaaaaatctatttataTTCACTTTTGTAAATAACTGTTAGtaaaattttcgtaggcaATCTCTGGGAATCTATGGTGTAAAAATAGCcccaaaaatattaaaatatcttCAGAATACCAAAGTTTAAGCATATTGATCGTGCTAAATATAATATCTTCTCTAAAAATGGCTGACGCCTTAGCTCCTATTATTCGAATTTATCCAGAATCATTTCTATCGCGTAATTGGGATGttatttcattcgtgttcACCATAAATAGTACAAATAACACCgctgaacattttttatacgatcTATTCTCTTTTCGttacttcaaatttattaatcTTATCAATGCAAATgttcagtaaaaaaatttttacctcaaacATGTCAAAGAAGACTCTCTAACATGCTTTTCAATCAGTAATTCACAACTTGATCACTCGACAGAATACCAGAAGATGTTACACTTGAGGACGAGGAGCAGCATGATACGTTCGTAGTGCGTCCATTAGATCAAATTTGCTTGAACGACCCGATAATGGAATTATTAGTGCACAAAGTACGTGACATGGGTAGAAGCATCGAACTTCTTGTAAGATTGGATCGAATACCAGATATGTGGAGGATGGTAAACGACAGCAGTGGTCAGTGATTAACGGATTCGATTGTTCTCCGCTTTTTCTCTTCTGATAAGCTTGAACATCATCTCAGGATctgaaaatagatttttctctcaacttgaattatattttttgtgcCGGTATTTGTCTTCTAGAACAAAAGGGTTCAACTTTGAACGAATATTGCACTGCCAATTTGCAGGATTCT
The Neodiprion fabricii isolate iyNeoFabr1 chromosome 5, iyNeoFabr1.1, whole genome shotgun sequence genome window above contains:
- the LOC124182363 gene encoding gamma-tubulin complex component 5, whose translation is MATKILIDIHNDIRLLITAITGFEAGEEGFRICEAFALSNVKHHRYLSVNSQATKRSIDDVVSKFSIHGKYEVANKFRELVDTFLSSFDFDHHPQYDLQWALLSLLLDLSCETNKSELHCLETVRSSRGEYSFNVTVANENEPTEEIDWGQYLREGQEDFFCDYQSESDSEWSNNDDPEPSGMAEQSPPDNLVRDLVSVIPVKRTESTLDKLSESLADGVESRNWLKNNVQNKWWTWIEYNKYPVDSKFPDARFCELWNEITSRGLQQTGTLSEYQACREVLWMLHCPVQMVLFLKNNSDSELFSTKQDISIPSLSQDAFTSILDPLCNYFVMLRELEQFGENLYPKHTSPEVYQFPPLTYQAYHRAVMQHLNKMREGMIRIEKKFVKQDDCDTLLSMMNDLRPYLDGIKMLYEVHQSVTSEWEYHLNWKCASKLLSGLFFEMQNSSSREKANMCTSLYLQSLSVYLNIIDTWLSEGRFEDWREEFVIAKIPEDVTLEDEEQHDTFVVRPLDQICLNDPIMELLVHKVRDMGRSIELLVRLDRIPDMWRMVNDSSVSRISLNQEFLTEVISEFGKYNPTDLTDTVDVSAIQMTEVPALEPISSLIKQNALQQMSNSNDPFLLKAFENYVPFDLLRNNDAVDGKISSENSITNCDFNIFEWLENTSQSILPSRRVLKSVLSKILNTRYKGASKLVKDIMVAEYNLEKHLKLMRCIYMMETGHVMNRFYQQLFTEIETNATWNNPNALTNLLEEILSQEWPETSSRWSIVVSEVRTHQVLVAANKIMLHYAISWPMCMVLTKEALVKYNDIFRFQLKLKWALWTLDHLRFSDLEGSKSAGMNDRVQHFQARRLESLRFWLIHAIGSIHAYLSGQVLQSLGSMLEKALSEADNLDTIIRVHTEYLMKVHEHCLQTSEFEDLTATINSLLEMCIYVRDRWKRGAENIIPAELDMMESSYIKYHTYLALALHNAVQHKDADYLTGLSSAFNYSIPCA